The genome window GGAAGGCACTACAACTGTGTTCAAAAGAAAATCATTAGGCCTCAGCCGTTAatcccctcctccatcctctgccTCTGGATCCTTCAAGGCAATTAACCAGTAGAAGGTGCTATTCTGCACCCATCTAATTCACACCAACCTGCATCCTTGGCCCAGAGCTGGATTAACCCAGCTGAACTCTTATCAGCCTATTCCCTGTCCAGTGTTCCAAGAAGCCTCTACATTAGCCCCTGAAGCAGAAAACCAGATCTTTTCTTATAACCCCTATTTACAAAACAATACACAGTGACAGCTCACTAGCCAGAATACCTGGGTATCAAACCTTCAGACCACGAATACATCAAAACAGAACACACTTTGCCAACTATTAACctcaaatacaatttttattatcTTAACTGAGACAATCTACTTCTACCTAGAAAAGATGACCCTGGTCACAGTCACTACAGTAACAGTCAACTGAACACATCACTGTCCCCAGCAAAGTCAGGGGCAATGAGGAATTCAAAAGCTGACTGTAAGGCCACGACATGTAATAAGGGATTTTATCTTTAcagacacaaaaaagaaagagcagtTGAAACTAGGGctgcaaaggaaagaaaggacgGTGGGAAAGAGGCATCTCTGAACATGTTTTTGAGTGTCCTTTAGTTTCCGACATACTCTTCTCCCTCTTACAAggttgcaattaaaaaaaaaaaaaaaggccagacaGGAGATAGGTGAGAGAAAGCTGAAGAAGAAAAGCACTCACCCTTCCcccatctcctctcccctctccccaaaagAGCTGTGTTTGTCTGTGCAAACCTAGTCCCAAAtatgggagagagagaatgaatgtgTGTATGGAAGAACAATGAGCCCTCTGCCTGgtattgtgtctgtgtgtgtgtctgtgtgtgtgtgtgtctgcctcttttcccTTCGACCTCAACAACAGGGAGAGCTGGAAGCCAGCTTTCTATCCAGCCCAGGCCACCAAAATCAAAACTGGTTTATAATTTACGGTGGAATTAACTCAGCAACCAGATCCAGGAAAGGCAACAGCTACTAAAAGATGATTTTATTACTGTCTATAtccatcctctgtcccctcccccaacagACTGAGCCGAAAGAAACCAGTGCACACCAGACAAAAAGGTCTCACTTTAAATGGAAAGCAATTATCAAAATTGTTTCAAATCTTAAACATAGGCTGCATTAATCATGTGTTACAATGTTTGTTTTGCAATTCACTGTGAGCTACCCTTTTACTAGTTATCTTTCTAGtgtttaaaaaattgctttggaGAAAGCTATTTCAAGATTCATACAAAACTACTTTCTAAATGTACCTCAAAATAGTAACACATACTGAAACATTTAAAGCGCCCAGTTTCTCAAGGACACATTCTGCTTAAATCAATGTTTGAAATCTGTAATCCAGAAAAATTGTAACCAAACCTTggaaaagaggcagaggaaaatgACAATTCAACAATgaatcattttgttttcctttcaacaACTTCTCAACCAGtttcaaaggaaaggaaacctgCAACGCTTTCCCCCTCCCGACACACACGCACAATCTATGTAAaactactttttcttctttccaaaaccttaaaaaaaaaaaaaaaaaaaaacacactactactactaataaacATGAAAGCCACTCTCCTTCAGACAGACAAACTAAAACAGGATAAGTAAGAATCTTTTTCTACTGCAAGtgaattttggttttaaaattcaAGCAGCACACAGAGCAGAGAACTAGAGATTTCGAACACAAAGAATCTTCCCCTAATGGGAAAATGATACTTTAAGTCCTCCCCCTGACGACCCCTCAAATCCGCAAACATTCAAGAAATTCGCAGTTTCGGTCCTGGACTTCCTCCCTCCTCGCCCCCGCCCCCCAGTTCAGCCCACGATTTTAGTCACATGAAAGAGTTTAACCTCAGACAAGTCAAAGCAGAGCAAGACCGAGCAGCAAAGAAAGAGCCGGGGTCAGCAGGCGAAAGGGACAGTTACCTGGCCGGCACAGGGTCGAGTGGCCCCGGCCCTTGATTCCCGCCTGCCCCGCCATGCGCGGCCCCCACCCGGGACCCCGGCTTCCAAGCCGACTCCTCGGGCCCGCCCCACCCCCGCGCCCAGGACGAGGGGCCACAACTGCGGGCAGACGCCGCGCGCGGGCCACTCGGAGACTCACCTCCCCCGGATGCGCTACACCATCAATGGAGGTGTGTTCGGCCGGCTCCCGGGAAAGTGGGGGGACAGGGCTGCAGGCCCGCGGGGCTGGGGCCGCCGGACTCGGGCCGAGGGCGGGCCGGCGCGGAAACAGAGCCAGGGGCTACGGGGGCTTCCCTCGCGTGACCTTTCTTGCGGGCCCCACCTAGCCTCTGCGCTTGGCCAGTCCTTCAGGAGCGAGAGCCCAGGCTcatgtctggttttgtttttctgagggCGAGGGGGCTCCCGGAGGatgatggtgatttttttttttttttttcctctcaactaGGAGAGAAAACGAGGCAGAGACAATGTGGGAGGCGAACaaggggagaggagcctggaggcggAGGCGGGGGCTAGACCCGAGCCGGGCGAGCGTCTCGGGAgtgcaggaggaagaggaggctgggagCGCGGGGGGCGGCTCGCGAGCGTCTGTGGGAGCAGCGGCGCTTCGGCGATGGTGGCCGAGCCGCTGCGGGGCTGCTGCACCGACCCGCCGCCCACTCCGCGCTCGGGCCCAGCCCACCTCGCAGTATCGCGCCCTGCCATTGGCGCGACCTGGAGTGACGCGCGAGGAGGCCTCGCCAATGGGAAGCGGAGGGCGGGCAGAGGGGGCGGGACTTCTTTGAGCGCTCgcgctctcgctctctctctctctcttttttttaatttctaataaaatgAGCAGAAGAGAAGGAGGGGAGCGGCCGAGCCCCTGCGACGCGGCGGCCAGGCTCGAGCGCGCGCTCCAGGCAGCGACCGGGCCGTGGGCTGATCTCCCCGCTGGCTGCGTCTTTGTGCGGGTCCCGGGCCGCAGCGCGCAGCGGGCAGGTCCCAGGGGCCGGGGTGGCCGGAGTCCAGTTGCTCCTGTTATTAACCAGGATCACGGTTTGCTTTTTCAGCCACTTAAAACGCGGATTCATATCCCTGGGGGGACCGGAGTGGGTTCGAAAGATTCGCTCCAAGACTCGAAATTCTGATGCACATTAACGTCTTTAGAATAAGCCTTTGGCAAAAgattatttagaaaaagaaaaaagtaattggTTGGTAGATTGCACTGCTAATAtgaaaaaacaattataaaaatagaaagccTGAAAAGAAAgtctcatcaaggaaaaaagaagggacacagacacagagcagATTTCGGAAAGCGAGGAATGTACACAACTCTGTGCCGTAAGTttgaaaaaatctaaaaacagggggaaaaaaaatccaagtgtCACCTTTTCTTTGAGAAATATTGTGTCCCACTTTCCCAAAAACCGATAATCACAGGGTCTCCACTGCTATAAGGGAATTGCGGGGCAGGCCAAATGTTCAGAttctatttaatataatttataggaTTGAAGGGTTTGGGGAAATTTTAATTATGATTAGCAGTTTTTGAAATGCATATCATGCTTATTGAGTTCTTTCACAGACCCTGGCAAGAATCCAGGGTGAATCATCAACCTATTGTTGGTTTGTTAATACACTGAAATGCTTAGTGGTCCTTATATCGTACACTCTTCCTGAAGGAGCTCAGATCTGTATATAATAGAATAATTAAGGGATAGAACATAGCACAAAATAATTCACTCATCACTTTCAAATAAAGTGATAATTTTCTCCTTGCAATATCTATACAGATTGCAATTTCCACAtccaacagtttaaaaaataataggacTAATAGATACTATTTGATGGTGACCCAGACATCTAAAATCAAATGGGTCTTTGCCACTACCTTTCAGAGTAACTTTAAGCAGGAAAATTCCTTTCTGCTGAAATTCCTTCAGCTGTGAAATGGGGAAACTAGTTAATACCACCATATCTCTAATAATGTGAGAACTGAATTTTACAACATCATAAATTCGATAAACAGCTCTCAACCTCCTAGATACAGATGGAACTATTTCACAACAGTTTGGAAATGATGAAGGGTAAAGTGCATTAGATGGCTTTGCTTGCCATCAAAATCTACATTTACAGAAGCACTGTTTCTAATAAAGGTTCAGCTCTGTAGTGGAGGAATGGACGATGGCTCTAAGAGGATACCAGTGGATCCTGCAGGGCCATTCAGCAGGGAAGAGAGAGGTTCTTGAAATCTGAGAGGGACTGACATCATTTtcacttcttatttttttaatgtagatttaAAAGTCTTGAAATTCCACATTGTTATTAAGTATAATATTATGGTATTGGGCCAAAAATTAGCCAACTAGACCTGTTTAACTATAACAATCCCATGCAAGAATTGTAGTCCAACCATAAAGCCACAGAATACAGGGTTCCTTCCAAGGAACTTAGAGACTGATAAGGTAATAACAATACAGTGTAATAAGAACAACGATTAAACCATTGACTGAAAGCTTATTATGTTCCAAGCACCAGGCAAAGCATGTTGCTTTCTTAGCCTACTTAGTCCTGACAGCAGTTCATGAAGTGTATTATTAGTATCTCCATTTTAAAGGTCAAGAAACTGGGGCTTaggaaagttaaataacttgctcaaggtgaAAGAGTTCAAATATCTAGTGGGTTATTTTTCCCATGATGAAATTAGAAAAAGTTTCCTTATTTTCCCTTTGGCAAGCTTTAGAATATGGAGATTACTTATCTGAACCTGATAACATCAAGAAGCACTTTtgttagttattttatatatcttaCTATGAGTAGAAGTGATTTAATTTGTATACAGAAATCAAATCAGATATAATACTATTATTTAAAAGAAGCCAGGAGAAAAAGagattatttaataaatggtgttgagtAATCAGATAGCTCTATGGGTAAACAAAAGCAACTcaggaaaacagaatttttaaaattagatttctgTTATTCCTAAACCTCTTTCCCTAAAttataaatggatatattttaaatgtaaaaattgaaACCACTAAACCACTATTTCTTAGGTTGAGTTTACTTGTGTTTATTATTGTCTTCTATAAGCTACATATAGGTTATGCTCATTTTTTGTATATGTCAgagattttgtaatttttaaaaatgaaacaataaaagtaTTAAAGGAATGCTAAAACTTTTTCCAGTCATAAATTGGGGAAGTTCTTTCTAAGCATGAAAGGAAGCCCAGAggtcataaagaaaaaatatcaataaattttgctgcataaatattttatatcactaTAAAGCATAAAAAATACCATAGCACTGCAAGAAACAAGCTATCAGAGGGGAAATATTTTCAACACTTATGCAACAGGGCTAACTTCCTGAATACAAAGAGCTTGTTcaaatttgtaagaaaaaaaaaatcaatggaaaaacATTGATATACATTTGTGCTCATACACAAAATATTGTGTATAAgcaaaaaaaagtcacagaaaaaaaatgtgttcagtaAACATAtactcaaaatgaaataaaagcaaattaaaatcaccTCTTAGGAATTTTTTCTAACTTCAAAAATATTGATGAGAATGTGGGGAAACAGGCCCTCTGATGCACTGTTGGTAAAAATGTAATCATTCCATTTTTTGGAACACAATTTGGCACAATCTATGAAAATGATAAATACCCATATCCTTTGATCCAGTGACTCTGCTTCTAGAAAGCCATTC of Bubalus bubalis isolate 160015118507 breed Murrah chromosome 5, NDDB_SH_1, whole genome shotgun sequence contains these proteins:
- the LOC102398677 gene encoding translation initiation factor IF-2, yielding MRGPHPGPRLPSRLLGPAPPPRPGRGATTAGRRRARATRRLTSPGCATPSMEERKRGRDNVGGEQGERSLEAEAGARPEPGERLGSAGGRGGWERGGRLASVCGSSGASAMVAEPLRGCCTDPPPTPRSGPAHLAVSRPAIGATWSDARGGLANGKRRAGRGGGTSLSARALALSLSLFFNF